A window of candidate division KSB1 bacterium genomic DNA:
ATGCGTTGGAGGCGGGTTTTCAAGTCGCCGCCATCGTGTGGACCCAGCCGTGGCGGTTGTTGCTTTACCTCGCCGCCGTTTTGATGACGGCGAGCATCGGGTTGTTGGTTGTTGCGTTCTGTGTGAAACGAGCTTTTTTACTGCTGGATGGGTTGTTCGCGGTGACGATGGGAAATGAGTATCAAAACCTTTCAACTCAGGCGCAGCATCTTTTGCAAAAATGGATCAGGGCTCGCAGCGAGTGGTTTGCCGATTCGCGCCATTGGGCCTCCCACTTTTTTTTCTCGCGCCCCATTGCGCCGCTGGAACTCTCACCCTGGCTCGAGGTTTTGGCTCACACCCTGGCGCTGTCGCTGCTGTTTTCGGCGGCGTGGGTGCTGGCCTACCCGCTGGCGATTATCAACAGCGGTCTGGCGCTGACCTATCTGGTTTTGCGCCGGATCAAAGATGGTGAGAATTTTTTGGAAAGGTGCCAAGCTGATGAATCAACTCCGCCGTGACCCGATTACCGGAATTTGGACAATCATGCTGCAAAACGGCAAGGACATGGTCACGCTCAAACCCCACGGCCACCGCCGTCTGCGGCGTGTGCGTCCCGGCGAAACCTGCGAGTTTTGCGCCGGGCACGAAAGTGAGACGCCGCTGGAAATTTTTGCCATCCGGCCCGGCAACTCGCCGCGCAACGAGCCGGGCTGGCGCGTGCGCGTGGTGCCGGAACGTTTTCCGGTGCTGCAAATTCATGGTGAAACCAACAACCGCGGCGTCGGCATTTATGACATGCTGGACGGCATCGGCGCGCACGAGCTGGTGGTGGAAACGCCGGAGCACGGAAAAATCATCACCGATCTGGCGGAAAACGAAATTGCCGACGTGCTGACCGCCTATCGCGAGCGCGTGCTCGATCTCAAGCGCGACCCGCGCTTCCGTTATATTCTCGTCTATAAAAACGTCGGCGAAGGCCGGCGCGGCCCGAGCTTGCGCCATTCGCTGAGCCACATCATTGCCACGCCGATCACGCCGATGCGGGCGCGCGATGAGTTGACCAACGCCCAGGAATATTTTCTGCTCAAGGAACGCTGCATCTTTTGCGACATGATCCGTCAGGAATTGGAAACCACCCAGCGTCTCGTTGCCGAAAACGAGAATTTCATCGCGCTTTGCCCGTTTGCCTCGCGGGCACCGTTCGAGATTTGGATTTTGCCGAAGCGGCACGAAACTTTTTACGAGTGGAACAACGAGCTGCCGGCGCTGGCGAAATTGCTGAAAACGGTTTTGCTGAAAATCCGCCAGGCCCTCGGCGACCCCAACTACGTCATGGTCGTTCACTCCGGGCCGAACCTTCTCGCCGGCCGCCAGCGCGGCTATTGGAAAACCGTTGAGCGCGATTTCCACTGGCATCTCGAGATCACCCCGCGCTTGAGAGGCACGGCGGATTTCGATATTGTCGCCGGCTTTCAAGTGAATTGGCTGCCGCCGGAGCGCGCGGCGGAAGTTTTGAGGCAATGCATGATTTAACCTGGATTGGATTTTATGCACAAACACCCCACGTTGACAAGCCACAACCAAATTTACCATCAAGACACAAAGACACCACGTTTTTTTCCTGGCGCTTTCGTGTCCTGGTGTTCAGAAAATTTTTGCTTTTTTTTCAGCGATTCAACTTTAAAAAGACTATTGGCAGTTTTTCTCATATTTTGCTGTTCCTGTCAAAGCCGGCAAGCCTTGCAAAAGTCTGATGGGCGTCTGTCCACCACTGATGGCCTGTCCGGTCAGGCAGATGCCGGTGACGGCGTGCTGATTTTTCCCAACGAAAAGTACTTTTCCCGCGTTCGTCAGCTCACCCGCGAAGGTGAAAATTCTGCGGAAGCTTATTTCAGTTTCGGCAAAGAGCCGCAGCGCTTGATCTTTCAATCGACACGGCCGCCGTTTCAATGCGATCAGATTTTCATTCTCGATCTGCTCGGCAACGCGCCGCCGAAATTGGTCAGCACCGGCAAAGGCCGAACCACCTGCGGCTATTTTTTGAAAGACAACCGTCACATTGTTTACGCTTCGACGCATCTCGGCGGTGAGGCCTGCCCGCCGCCGCCCAGCTTCAGCCGCGGTTATGTGTGGGCGGTTTATCCGGATTACGATATTTTTGTGGCGCGCGATGACGGCTCGGAGCTGCGGCAATTGACCGATTCGCCCGGCTACGACGCCGAGGCCACGGTTTCGCCTGATGGCAAGAAAATCGTTTTCACCTCGATGCGCGATGGCGATCTTGATATTTACACGATGAACGTCGACGGCAGCGGCGTTCGCCGGCTCACCTCGACGCCGGGTTATGACGGTGGCCCGTTCTTCTCACCCGACGGCAAGCAGATCGTTTATCGCGGCCATCATCCGCAAACGCCGGAAGCGCTCAAAGTGTATCGAGATTTGTTGAAGGAAAATTTGATCCGTCCGAGCCAGTTGGACATTTTTGTGATGAACGCCGACGGCAGCAACCCGCGCCAAATCACCAACAACGGCGCGGCCAACTTCGCGCCGTTTTTCCATCCCAGCGGCAAAAAAATCATCTTTGCTTCCAACCTCGCCGACCCCAAGCGCCGCAACTTTGATTTGTTTTTGATCAATGTTGACGGCACGAAGCAGGAGCGCGTCACTTTCTTCGACGACTTCGACGGCTTTCCGATGTTTTCGCCGGACGGCAAAAAGCTCGTCTTCTGCTCCAACCGCAACGCCGCCGCCCCACGACAAACCAACGTGTTTATCGCGGACTGGGTGGAGTAATTTGTCATGTATGTTTGCACACCCATCACGATGAAAATGTAGCGCAGACATCTTGTCTGCATGCCGGCTGGAAGCCTGCGCTACGGCATTTTCGTGGTAATCGTCAAAGAAAATCACCCTTAATATTAAAAAACAAAAACACCCTCAAAGGCGCAGAGACGAGAAGTTTTGCAAAGAAAGACTTGCAGGAATGTATTTTGAGCCTTCTGTTTAGTTGAAATTCTTTGCGTTTTTCTATCTCAAGGAAAATTTATGTCCGATTTCAACCGAACCGAAGCGATCTTGTTCGACGTTGGTCAAACTTTTCTGTATCCCGATTTCCCGTTTTTGAAGAATCTGCTCGCCGAGTACGGCGTGGCGACTGATCTTCTGCCGCTGCAAAAAGGCGCGGCGCTGGCGCGGGAAAAGACTTTTCGCCATCGCGAAAAGGAGAATTGGAAAGAGTATCTCACGTTTTGGATGCAATACGTTGGCGCGCCGGAAGCTGCGATCCCCGAGATTTTGGTGCGGATTCTCGAGCGCCACAAGCGCGAGCATTTGTGGAGCTGGCCTGATCCCACCGCCGCCGCCGTTTTTGCCAATCTAAAAAAACTCGGTTATCGTCTCGGCGTCATCTCCAATTCCGACGGCTCGATCGAGCGGTCGATGAACAAATTCGGCTTCGTGCCGTTTTTTGATTGCATGATCGACTCGCACGTGGTCGGCGTCGAGAAGCCCGATCCGCGCATTTTTGAGTTGGCGTTGCAGCAGCTCGGCTTGCCGGCTGATCGCTGCGTTTACGTCGGTGACAATTACGACCGCGATGTCATTGGCGCGCGCCGGGCCGGGTTGGTGCCAATTTTAATCGATCCGTTCGAGGTGGTGGCGGAGAAGGATGTGCCGCGAATCAAGGCATTGAGTGATTTGATCGAGATGTTTTCAGGCGTATAAAAATAAAGTCGTCTTGACATCTTTTCAAACCAAACTCAAAGGCGAGGTCAAAATGGAATGGATTCCCGGACATTTTGTGGCTATCGTTGGCGGCGCCGTGGCCGGTTCGGAAGCCGCCTATCGACTTTCGCAGCGCGGCATTTATTGCGCCGTTTTTGAGCAAAATGCGCTGCCCTACGGTAAAATCGAAGACGGCTTGCCGATGTGGCATGTCAAGCTGCGCAACGCGGAAGAGCGCAAGATCGACGACAAGCTGACGCAACCGCGCGTGTTTTTTGTTCCGAAAGCCGGCCTTGGCCGCGAGCTGGATTTTCACGATCTCGTCGAAAACTGGGGCTTCAGCGCGGTTCTTCTGGCCAATGGCGCCTGGCGCGACCGGCCTTTGCCGATTCCCGGCGTCGATGATTATGTGGACAAGGGCCTGGCTTATCAAAACCCGCTGGTGTATTGGTTCAATCATAAACACGAACCGAATTACAACGGCCCGGCCTTCGATATTCCTGACAACGTTTTGATCGTCGGCGGCGGGCTGGCGTCTTTGGACGTCGTTAAAATCGTGATGCTGGAAACGGTGCGGGCAGCTTTGCAGGCGCGCGGCATTGCGACGGATTTGCTAACGTTGGAGCATGATACCATCAGCAAGTTTTTGCAAGCCCACAATCTGACGCTCCAGGCGCTCGATCTGCAAGGCTGCACGCTGGTGTATCGCCGGCGCATCATTGACATGCCGCTGGCGGACATGCCGCCGGACGCCACGCCGGAGCGCGCCCAAATCGTGCATCGCAGCCGGGAAAAAATTCTGCACAACTTTCAGGCGAAATATCTTTTTCGTTTCATGGAATTGACCGCGCCGGTTGACAAGGTGGTTGAAGACGGCCGGTTGACCGGATTGAAGCTGGCGCGCACCGAAATGAAAGACGGCCGCCCGGTGATTCTCACCGACACGGAATTTATTTACCGTACGCCACTGGTGATTTCTTCCATCGGCAGCATTCCGGAATTGATTCCCGGCATTGCGATGGACGGTGAATTGTACAAAATTCGCGACAAAGAAACCGGACAATTCGAGGGCTTTGCGAACGTGTTCGGGCTGGGCAACGTCGTCACCGGCCGCGGCAATATCAAAGCCTCCTTCGATCATGGCCGCCAAGTGGCCGAGACGGTGATGGAAGATTTTTTGGCCTGGCGCCAGGAGGATTATGAAGAATTGCTGCGCCGCGGCGGCGCGGTGGCCGCCCAGCGCGCGGAAAGCATTGCGGATTTTCTCAACACCAAAAAGCTTTTGAGCGTCGAGCAGATCGAGAAGATTCATCAACGTCTCCGGCGCTTGCAAGAACGAACCGGCTACGACGGCGATTATCGAGGCTGGATCGCGCGGCACAAACCGGTGCGATACGAAGAGTTGATCGGTTGGCAGGCGAAGAACGGGTTGGAAGCCAAGCACTTATGAAATTGACCCGAAAACAATTTGAACACTTGATCCTTACTGAGCTTGAAGCGCTTCCCGAAGCATTTCAAGCGGCGCTGAAAAATATTGCCATCGTCGTGGAAGATTGGCCGGATCGCGCCACGATGCACGAGTTTGGCGTCAAGCATCGCGAGGAGCTTTTCGGCGCCTATCTCGGCACGCCGCTGCCGGAACGAACCTCGGACTATGGCAACGCGCTGCCGGATAAAATCTGCCTTTATCAAAAATCTCTCGAGAGTTTTTGCCGAAACGAAGATGAGCTGCGCGAGCAGGTGCGTATCACGCTGTTGCACGAGATCGGCCATTATTTCGGACTGGATGAAGACCGGCTGGCCGAGCTTGGTTATGAATAAGCCTGCTTGCAACTGACAAAAATCAGCTTGCTTTTGTGGCCGTATCCTGCTATATTTTCTTGTCGGCAAAAATGCAATTTATAAATGCTGTTTTAAAAGCAGGTTGTGCAATGACTTCTATTAGCTCGCGGTGATGGTTTGACGCTCATGTGGATTTATCATACGAAAGGATTTATCCCGATTGTCGGGGGCCGATTGTCGATTCGGGCATCGGGCACGCTCGCGCCTCTGCCCCAAATTCACCGCACCATCATAGCAGCTAATGCACCACCTCGAGGTGCATTTTTTATTTTTAAAGGAGGTCCGGTTTGTTGGAAGAGCTAAAGATTCTCGTCGCGCTGCAAAGCGTCGACGGCCAATTGTTCGCTCTGGAAAAAGCCAAGGGCGACCTGCCCAGCCGTGTGCTGGAGCTGCAAAACCAGCGCGATCAGCTCGCGGAGCAGCAGCGACAGAAAGCCGCCGCCCTGGCTGAAACGCAAAGCCGGCGCCGCTCGGCCGAAGGCGCGCTGCAAATGGCCCGCGAACGAAAAAAGAAATATGATGAGCAGCTTTATAACGTAAGAAACAACAAAGAATACGACGCCGTCACCGCCGAAATCGAAATGGCAGGGGCGGACATCGATCAAATCGAAACGCAAATTCTTGAAGCAATCGAGCAGGAAGACGTCCTAAAAAAAGAAACGGCCGAGTTGGATGAAAAGCTGAAAGCGCTGCGAGCCGAATGCGATGAGCAGCAGGCGGTTTTGGCGCAGCGCG
This region includes:
- a CDS encoding metallopeptidase family protein: MKLTRKQFEHLILTELEALPEAFQAALKNIAIVVEDWPDRATMHEFGVKHREELFGAYLGTPLPERTSDYGNALPDKICLYQKSLESFCRNEDELREQVRITLLHEIGHYFGLDEDRLAELGYE
- a CDS encoding HAD family hydrolase — encoded protein: MSDFNRTEAILFDVGQTFLYPDFPFLKNLLAEYGVATDLLPLQKGAALAREKTFRHREKENWKEYLTFWMQYVGAPEAAIPEILVRILERHKREHLWSWPDPTAAAVFANLKKLGYRLGVISNSDGSIERSMNKFGFVPFFDCMIDSHVVGVEKPDPRIFELALQQLGLPADRCVYVGDNYDRDVIGARRAGLVPILIDPFEVVAEKDVPRIKALSDLIEMFSGV
- a CDS encoding C4-type zinc ribbon domain-containing protein, which translates into the protein MLEELKILVALQSVDGQLFALEKAKGDLPSRVLELQNQRDQLAEQQRQKAAALAETQSRRRSAEGALQMARERKKKYDEQLYNVRNNKEYDAVTAEIEMAGADIDQIETQILEAIEQEDVLKKETAELDEKLKALRAECDEQQAVLAQREQQTRSMVETLRQKRDELAAKLRKPLLGAYQRILNGKDGLAVVEVTRGACGGCSTRIPPQRVMEIREMSQIRYCESCGRILVWNDSEEETVNKIEAVVTV
- a CDS encoding FAD-dependent oxidoreductase encodes the protein MTSFQTKLKGEVKMEWIPGHFVAIVGGAVAGSEAAYRLSQRGIYCAVFEQNALPYGKIEDGLPMWHVKLRNAEERKIDDKLTQPRVFFVPKAGLGRELDFHDLVENWGFSAVLLANGAWRDRPLPIPGVDDYVDKGLAYQNPLVYWFNHKHEPNYNGPAFDIPDNVLIVGGGLASLDVVKIVMLETVRAALQARGIATDLLTLEHDTISKFLQAHNLTLQALDLQGCTLVYRRRIIDMPLADMPPDATPERAQIVHRSREKILHNFQAKYLFRFMELTAPVDKVVEDGRLTGLKLARTEMKDGRPVILTDTEFIYRTPLVISSIGSIPELIPGIAMDGELYKIRDKETGQFEGFANVFGLGNVVTGRGNIKASFDHGRQVAETVMEDFLAWRQEDYEELLRRGGAVAAQRAESIADFLNTKKLLSVEQIEKIHQRLRRLQERTGYDGDYRGWIARHKPVRYEELIGWQAKNGLEAKHL
- a CDS encoding galactose-1-phosphate uridylyltransferase — encoded protein: MNQLRRDPITGIWTIMLQNGKDMVTLKPHGHRRLRRVRPGETCEFCAGHESETPLEIFAIRPGNSPRNEPGWRVRVVPERFPVLQIHGETNNRGVGIYDMLDGIGAHELVVETPEHGKIITDLAENEIADVLTAYRERVLDLKRDPRFRYILVYKNVGEGRRGPSLRHSLSHIIATPITPMRARDELTNAQEYFLLKERCIFCDMIRQELETTQRLVAENENFIALCPFASRAPFEIWILPKRHETFYEWNNELPALAKLLKTVLLKIRQALGDPNYVMVVHSGPNLLAGRQRGYWKTVERDFHWHLEITPRLRGTADFDIVAGFQVNWLPPERAAEVLRQCMI